A single Rubrivivax gelatinosus IL144 DNA region contains:
- a CDS encoding excalibur calcium-binding domain-containing protein, whose product MSVGVKTGIANAVRLDRRTGYRGERSRRPRSRLVVPSWLCLVVAAVTLLMAAPAADAASMNKCVINGTVTFQQAPCPSTQPRKDPTLEELNAAEKARRAAAASAAASDRRGTAPMPAATSSRFSCDGRTRCTQMHSCEEAKFFIAHCPNTEMDGDHDGIPCEQQWCH is encoded by the coding sequence ATGAGCGTGGGTGTGAAAACCGGGATCGCAAACGCCGTGCGGCTCGACAGGAGGACCGGGTACAGGGGCGAGCGAAGCCGGCGGCCTCGTTCGCGCTTGGTGGTGCCGTCGTGGCTGTGCCTCGTCGTCGCCGCGGTGACGCTCCTCATGGCCGCACCCGCCGCCGATGCAGCGTCGATGAACAAGTGCGTCATCAACGGCACCGTCACCTTCCAGCAGGCGCCGTGCCCTTCGACGCAGCCGCGCAAGGACCCGACGCTCGAAGAGTTGAATGCCGCGGAGAAGGCCCGTCGGGCGGCAGCGGCATCGGCGGCGGCCTCCGACCGCAGGGGGACGGCGCCGATGCCGGCCGCCACGTCGTCCCGCTTCAGTTGCGACGGCCGCACGCGGTGCACGCAGATGCACTCGTGCGAGGAAGCCAAGTTCTTCATCGCCCACTGTCCCAACACCGAGATGGACGGCGACCACGACGGCATTCCCTGCGAGCAGCAGTGGTGCCACTGA